The following coding sequences lie in one Mycobacterium gordonae genomic window:
- a CDS encoding PadR family transcriptional regulator, whose translation MSLRDAVLTALLEREYSGYDLAKEFDASVANFWMATPQQLYRELDRLSEQGLIRARVVHQERRPNKRMFSLTDAGREAIQQLTARAPKPSMMRDDLMIKVAAADAGDTPAVRDSIAERLQWAQAKLERYERLRARLLAGRSEEEFVTDAERVGPYLTLLRGISFEQENIRWAEHALKIIERRLPARA comes from the coding sequence ATGTCGCTGCGTGATGCCGTGCTGACCGCGCTCCTCGAACGTGAGTACTCGGGGTACGACCTGGCCAAGGAATTCGACGCCTCGGTCGCCAACTTCTGGATGGCCACGCCGCAGCAGCTCTACCGCGAGCTCGACCGGCTGTCCGAGCAGGGCCTGATTCGGGCGCGGGTCGTGCACCAGGAACGGCGCCCCAATAAGCGCATGTTCTCGCTGACCGACGCGGGACGCGAGGCGATTCAGCAGCTCACCGCCAGGGCACCCAAGCCGTCGATGATGCGCGACGACCTGATGATCAAGGTTGCCGCGGCCGATGCCGGCGACACCCCAGCCGTTCGCGACTCGATCGCAGAACGTCTGCAGTGGGCCCAGGCAAAGCTCGAACGCTATGAACGGCTGCGGGCCCGCCTGCTCGCCGGCCGCAGCGAGGAGGAGTTCGTGACCGACGCCGAACGGGTCGGCCCTTACCTGACCTTGCTGCGTGGCATATCTTTCGAGCAGGAAAACATCCGCTGGGCCGAGCACGCGCTGAAGATCATCGAACGCAGGTTGCCGGCACGGGCGTAG
- a CDS encoding nuclear transport factor 2 family protein, which yields MHPFRKAVEAHDVEAVEAMLADDVVFTSPIVFKPYVGKPMTSALLRGVLRVFEDFRYVREIHDDNGRDHAFVFEALAAGKQVTGCDFLHFNEDGLIDDFMVMVRPLSGAKALQEAMGVQFDRITEEALDFASRLGQGS from the coding sequence ATGCACCCCTTCCGGAAGGCCGTCGAGGCGCACGACGTGGAAGCCGTCGAGGCAATGCTGGCCGACGACGTGGTGTTCACGAGCCCGATCGTGTTCAAACCGTACGTCGGCAAGCCGATGACCAGTGCGCTGCTGCGCGGGGTGTTGCGGGTGTTCGAGGACTTCCGTTACGTCCGGGAGATTCATGACGATAACGGCCGCGACCACGCGTTCGTGTTCGAGGCGCTGGCGGCCGGCAAGCAAGTCACCGGCTGCGACTTCCTGCACTTCAACGAGGACGGCCTGATCGACGACTTCATGGTGATGGTGCGGCCGTTGTCCGGCGCCAAAGCCTTGCAGGAGGCGATGGGCGTGCAGTTCGACCGGATCACCGAAGAGGCGCTGGACTTCGCCTCCCGACTGGGTCAGGGCAGCTGA
- a CDS encoding LLM class F420-dependent oxidoreductase — translation MRIGLAINYAGGFKEVAAEVADLERAGLDIAFVPEAYSFDAVSTLGYLAASTDRVELASGILQLYTRTPTLTAMTAAGLDYVSDGRFTLGLGASGPQVIEGFHGVPYDAPIGRTREVIEICRQVWRRETLKYQGKYYTVPLPPEQGTGLGKSLKLINHPVRERIPILIAALGPKNVELAAELAEGWQPIFFLPEKAQDVWGDALAAGKSKRDPALGDLEVYAGPTLAIGENVEPLREFVKPHLALYIGGMGAKGKNFYHTLATKYGYGPQADRIQELYLSGDKEGAAKVVPDDLVRDLNLIGTREFVNERVAAFREAGVTTLNVVPIAGTAAERVKLVEELRGLVD, via the coding sequence ATGCGGATCGGATTGGCGATCAACTACGCCGGTGGCTTCAAGGAAGTGGCCGCCGAAGTGGCCGACCTGGAACGCGCCGGGTTGGACATTGCGTTTGTGCCCGAGGCATATTCGTTCGACGCGGTGAGCACGCTGGGGTATCTGGCCGCCAGCACCGATCGCGTCGAGTTGGCCTCGGGCATTCTGCAGCTCTACACCCGGACCCCCACGCTCACTGCGATGACCGCCGCCGGCCTCGACTACGTCTCCGACGGCCGATTCACCCTCGGGCTGGGCGCCTCCGGACCACAGGTGATCGAGGGTTTCCACGGGGTTCCTTACGACGCGCCGATCGGACGCACCCGCGAAGTCATTGAGATCTGCCGGCAGGTGTGGCGCCGCGAGACGCTGAAATATCAGGGTAAGTACTACACGGTGCCGCTGCCGCCCGAGCAGGGCACCGGCCTGGGGAAGTCGCTCAAGCTGATCAATCACCCTGTGCGGGAACGGATCCCGATCCTCATCGCCGCGTTGGGGCCCAAGAACGTCGAGTTGGCCGCCGAACTGGCCGAAGGCTGGCAGCCGATCTTCTTTCTGCCGGAGAAGGCGCAGGACGTGTGGGGCGACGCCCTGGCGGCAGGCAAGTCCAAGCGCGATCCTGCCCTGGGCGACCTCGAAGTGTATGCCGGACCCACCTTGGCGATCGGCGAAAACGTCGAGCCGCTAAGGGAATTCGTCAAGCCGCACCTGGCGCTCTACATCGGCGGCATGGGCGCCAAGGGAAAGAATTTCTATCACACCCTGGCCACCAAGTACGGCTACGGCCCACAGGCCGACCGCATCCAGGAGCTGTACCTGTCCGGCGACAAGGAAGGCGCCGCCAAGGTTGTTCCCGACGACCTGGTGCGCGATCTCAACCTGATCGGCACCAGAGAGTTCGTCAACGAACGTGTGGCCGCGTTCCGGGAAGCAGGGGTGACGACGCTCAACGTGGTACCCATCGCGGGGACGGCAGCGGAGCGGGTCAAGCTCGTCGAGGAGCTGCGCGGGCTGGTCGACTGA
- a CDS encoding TetR/AcrR family transcriptional regulator, giving the protein MARSHGWAGNPPASDEDAIARILDAADAIVADRGSAMRIADVARDLGVTRQTVYRYFPGTEALLVATAMRSGDGFLEQLAEHVRGQADPVGAMVAGLAFAIENLAADDRIRLILTERHQGGAVPSITSETAVTFSRAMLHRYDVDWDANGFDDAALDELSEFCLRILHSFLVDRGHPPRRGADLRRYLARWIGPAIIYPRFAEAMNSMTGVAVPPGSSRRRPAS; this is encoded by the coding sequence GTGGCACGTAGTCACGGTTGGGCGGGCAATCCGCCCGCCTCCGACGAGGACGCGATCGCCCGCATCCTGGACGCGGCTGACGCGATCGTCGCCGACCGGGGGTCCGCGATGCGCATTGCCGACGTCGCGCGGGATCTGGGTGTGACGCGCCAGACCGTCTACCGCTATTTCCCGGGCACCGAGGCGCTGTTGGTGGCCACCGCCATGCGATCCGGCGACGGGTTTCTCGAGCAGCTGGCCGAACACGTCAGAGGTCAGGCTGATCCGGTCGGGGCAATGGTGGCGGGCCTGGCGTTCGCGATAGAGAACCTGGCCGCTGACGATCGCATCCGGCTCATCCTCACCGAGCGGCACCAGGGTGGCGCGGTTCCGTCGATAACGTCTGAAACGGCGGTGACGTTCAGCCGAGCGATGCTGCACCGCTACGACGTCGACTGGGACGCGAATGGTTTCGACGACGCCGCGTTGGACGAGCTCTCCGAATTCTGCCTGCGGATATTGCACTCGTTTCTCGTCGACCGCGGGCATCCGCCGCGCCGCGGCGCCGACCTGCGTCGCTACCTGGCGCGATGGATCGGACCCGCGATCATCTATCCGCGTTTCGCTGAAGCGATGAATTCGATGACCGGTGTTGCAGTCCCTCCGGGTTCCTCCCGCCGCCGTCCCGCGTCCTGA